A stretch of the Paucidesulfovibrio longus DSM 6739 genome encodes the following:
- the aroC gene encoding chorismate synthase, translating to MSGNTFGEIFRLTTYGESHGPGLGGVIDGCPAGIPLDEAAIQAELDRRKPGQGPASTARKESDSVRLLSGVFEGVTTGTPIGFHIANEDQRSRDYSKIKDVFRPGHADFGFQAKFGLRDYRGGGRSSGRETVSRVAGGAVAQQLLLAEGIAVHAYTVELGGIPARLDDPRDWIEAQERPFFAAGPRDAERWEERVLEVKKRGDTLGGVVEVRAVGLPPGLGEPVFGKLDARLAGALMSVGAVKGVEIGAGFAAARMLGSENNDPMTPDGFLSNNAGGVLGGISSGQDVVVRAAVKPIPSIALQQRTVTTDGSETTIQIGGRHDIAAIPRIVPVLKAMAALVLADLLLLDRRLGRER from the coding sequence ATGAGCGGCAATACTTTCGGCGAGATCTTCCGGCTGACCACCTACGGCGAATCCCACGGTCCCGGCCTGGGCGGGGTCATCGACGGCTGCCCGGCGGGCATCCCCCTGGACGAGGCCGCGATCCAGGCCGAACTGGACCGGCGCAAGCCCGGCCAAGGCCCGGCCTCCACGGCGCGCAAGGAGTCCGACTCCGTGCGGCTGCTTTCGGGCGTGTTCGAGGGCGTGACCACGGGAACGCCCATCGGCTTCCACATCGCCAACGAGGACCAGCGTTCGCGGGACTATTCCAAGATCAAGGACGTGTTCCGGCCTGGGCATGCGGATTTCGGATTCCAGGCCAAGTTCGGCCTGCGCGACTATCGCGGCGGCGGCCGCTCTTCCGGCCGGGAAACCGTGTCGCGCGTTGCGGGCGGCGCCGTTGCCCAGCAGCTCCTCCTGGCCGAGGGCATCGCCGTGCATGCCTACACCGTGGAACTCGGAGGCATTCCGGCCCGGCTCGACGATCCCCGCGACTGGATCGAAGCCCAGGAGCGTCCGTTCTTCGCCGCCGGCCCCCGCGACGCCGAGCGTTGGGAGGAGCGGGTGCTGGAGGTCAAGAAGCGGGGCGACACCCTGGGCGGCGTGGTCGAGGTGCGGGCCGTGGGATTGCCGCCGGGCCTGGGCGAACCCGTGTTCGGCAAGCTCGACGCGCGGCTGGCCGGGGCGCTCATGAGCGTGGGCGCGGTCAAGGGCGTGGAGATCGGCGCGGGCTTCGCCGCGGCGCGCATGCTCGGTTCCGAGAACAACGACCCCATGACCCCGGACGGATTTCTTTCCAACAACGCGGGCGGCGTGCTCGGCGGTATTTCTTCCGGCCAGGACGTGGTCGTCCGGGCGGCGGTCAAACCCATTCCCTCCATCGCGCTGCAGCAGCGGACCGTGACCACCGACGGAAGCGAGACCACGATTCAGATCGGCGGGCGGCACGACATCGCGGCCATTCCCCGCATCGTCCCCGTGCTCAAGGCCATGGCCGCCCTGGTCCTGGCCGACCTGCTGCTGCTGGATCGGCGGCTCGGGCGCGAGCGGTAA
- a CDS encoding TrkH family potassium uptake protein, whose protein sequence is MRSKLLTPFWLPVWFFIVAILVGGFLLHLDTARMPGVAPLSRLDALFTATSAVCVTGLVVVDTGSYFTTFGQGVILVLIQLGGLGVMTYSSLVFFLLGRRVSLTDRLAVSKTLLHDPSFKLSQFLVRVVIGTLFVESVGALTLYALDPVGFGPWSALFHSVSAFCNAGFGLYQDSLMQWRTNWGVNLAFIILITLGGLGFYVLHDCSIYIRKRIALRGRITAKPRLSWHTGIVLSTSLFLVAAGTVAIFAAEEMGGYQVGSWSEALLSALFQSVSCRTAGFNTVDIGGMTNVSLLFMIGLMFVGGSPGSCAGGVKTTTARVMWGFIVTQFRGGEQVRVGRFALDRQAMSRAFTLVVLAGVLVCAATLALNITEGGDAPHDQARGIFLETMFEAMSAFGTVGLTTGMTGTLSPVGRTVGILLMMVGRLGPIWLLSALASWQELPRYQIPEKDLPLG, encoded by the coding sequence ATGCGCTCCAAATTGCTCACGCCCTTTTGGCTGCCCGTATGGTTTTTCATCGTGGCCATTCTGGTGGGCGGTTTTCTCCTGCACCTGGATACGGCCCGAATGCCCGGCGTTGCCCCCTTGAGCCGTCTCGACGCGCTCTTCACGGCCACCTCGGCGGTCTGCGTCACGGGGCTCGTGGTGGTGGATACGGGCTCGTACTTCACGACCTTCGGCCAGGGCGTGATTCTCGTGCTCATCCAGCTCGGCGGACTGGGCGTGATGACCTATTCCAGCCTGGTCTTCTTTCTGCTGGGCCGCCGCGTCTCCCTCACGGACCGTCTGGCCGTGAGCAAGACCCTGCTGCACGATCCCTCCTTCAAGCTTTCGCAGTTCCTGGTGCGCGTGGTCATCGGCACGCTGTTCGTGGAATCCGTGGGGGCGCTGACGCTTTATGCTCTCGATCCCGTGGGCTTCGGCCCCTGGTCCGCGCTGTTCCATTCCGTTTCCGCCTTCTGCAACGCGGGGTTCGGACTGTACCAGGACAGCTTGATGCAGTGGCGCACCAACTGGGGCGTGAACTTGGCCTTCATCATTTTGATCACCCTGGGCGGCCTCGGATTCTACGTCCTGCACGACTGCTCGATCTACATCCGCAAGCGCATCGCGCTGCGCGGCCGGATCACGGCCAAGCCGCGTCTTTCCTGGCACACGGGCATCGTGCTTTCCACCAGTCTTTTCCTGGTGGCGGCGGGCACCGTGGCCATCTTCGCAGCTGAGGAAATGGGCGGCTATCAGGTCGGCTCCTGGAGCGAGGCTCTGCTTTCTGCGCTTTTCCAGTCCGTTTCCTGCCGCACCGCCGGGTTCAATACCGTGGACATCGGGGGCATGACCAACGTCTCCCTGCTGTTCATGATCGGCTTGATGTTCGTGGGCGGCTCGCCCGGTTCCTGCGCGGGAGGCGTGAAGACGACCACGGCCCGCGTGATGTGGGGGTTCATCGTCACGCAGTTCCGGGGCGGCGAGCAGGTCCGCGTGGGACGCTTCGCCCTGGACCGCCAGGCCATGAGCCGGGCCTTCACCCTGGTTGTCCTGGCCGGAGTGCTGGTCTGCGCGGCGACCCTGGCCCTGAACATCACGGAGGGCGGAGACGCCCCCCACGACCAGGCCCGCGGCATATTTCTGGAAACCATGTTCGAGGCCATGTCCGCATTCGGCACCGTTGGCCTGACGACGGGCATGACCGGCACGCTCTCGCCGGTGGGGCGGACCGTGGGCATTCTCCTGATGATGGTCGGCCGTCTCGGCCCGATCTGGCTGCTGTCGGCCCTGGCGAGCTGGCAGGAGCTGCCCCGCTATCAAATTCCTGAGAAAGACCTGCCCCTGGGGTAG
- the aroL gene encoding shikimate kinase AroL, whose product MRHVYLIGGRASGKTTLGRLLAARLGCGFTDTDELVVESVGMPIAEYVAAEGWDAFRDRETEALERAGAMPPLVVACGGGIVLRPRNRGMLRSGLCVYLHAPAEVLAARLAADPKEAQRPSLTGKGLLEEVSEVLAAREKLYRECASAVLNADSDPDTLLDLALAAARSGS is encoded by the coding sequence ATGCGCCACGTCTATCTCATCGGCGGCAGAGCCAGCGGGAAGACCACTCTGGGGCGTCTGTTGGCCGCCCGGCTGGGCTGCGGATTCACGGACACGGACGAGCTCGTGGTCGAGTCGGTGGGCATGCCCATCGCCGAGTATGTCGCGGCCGAGGGCTGGGACGCCTTTCGCGACCGCGAAACCGAGGCGCTGGAGCGCGCCGGGGCAATGCCGCCCCTGGTGGTCGCCTGCGGCGGGGGCATTGTCCTGCGTCCGCGAAATCGCGGGATGCTTCGCTCCGGCCTGTGCGTCTATCTGCACGCCCCCGCCGAAGTGCTGGCCGCGCGTCTTGCCGCCGATCCCAAAGAGGCGCAGCGCCCATCCCTGACGGGAAAAGGGCTCCTGGAAGAGGTGTCCGAGGTGCTGGCCGCGCGCGAAAAGCTCTACCGCGAGTGCGCGTCTGCCGTTCTGAACGCGGACTCGGATCCGGACACCCTGCTGGACCTCGCCCTGGCCGCGGCTCGTTCCGGAAGCTGA
- a CDS encoding potassium channel family protein, producing MSKRIEVGIVGLGKFGFSLGEALAELGHDVVGVDMDGGRVRHAQEKLTQVFQADGTDKKALEQLGFKDFDYVVVSIGRSMEASILVALNLQDLGVDNIWVKAVSPEHEKVLKRLGVDFVVFPEQFVARQLAHRLAVPGLLDYLALGEGVLVREVVVEKWSGKTLRELQLPASRRAQVVAWKRVGERRFSFVPSADEPLNKGDVLVVLGDAEDVIKVTG from the coding sequence ATGAGCAAGCGAATCGAAGTCGGCATCGTGGGGCTCGGCAAGTTCGGGTTCTCGCTGGGCGAGGCCCTGGCGGAGCTGGGGCACGACGTGGTCGGCGTGGACATGGACGGCGGCCGGGTGCGCCATGCCCAGGAAAAGCTGACCCAGGTCTTCCAGGCCGACGGAACGGACAAGAAGGCCCTGGAACAACTGGGCTTCAAGGATTTCGACTACGTGGTCGTGTCCATCGGCCGTTCCATGGAGGCCAGCATCCTGGTGGCCCTGAACCTTCAGGATCTCGGCGTGGACAACATCTGGGTCAAGGCCGTGAGCCCCGAGCACGAGAAGGTGCTCAAGCGTCTCGGCGTGGACTTCGTCGTCTTTCCGGAGCAGTTCGTGGCCCGCCAATTGGCCCACAGACTGGCCGTGCCCGGCCTGCTCGACTACCTCGCCCTGGGCGAGGGCGTGCTCGTGCGCGAGGTCGTGGTGGAGAAGTGGAGCGGCAAGACGCTGCGCGAGCTTCAGCTGCCGGCCAGCCGCCGCGCCCAGGTCGTGGCCTGGAAGCGTGTCGGGGAACGGCGGTTCAGCTTCGTGCCCAGCGCCGACGAACCCTTGAACAAGGGCGACGTACTCGTGGTTCTCGGCGATGCCGAGGACGTCATCAAGGTGACGGGGTAA